In Helianthus annuus cultivar XRQ/B chromosome 9, HanXRQr2.0-SUNRISE, whole genome shotgun sequence, the following are encoded in one genomic region:
- the LOC110875992 gene encoding uncharacterized protein LOC110875992, producing the protein MRQKLMTQDKILHWNHTRNNNMNMICCLLCYEDIDSHHHLFFECKFSAQIWDRVRIEAGMRNVEPKWSAIVDWLRHRARSKSAANLICRLIVAASAYAIWRERNNRFFKNHARPPENVCDSIFDMVRYKLMGLKFKNTPKVRALLDKWKIHGDSVVDDGG; encoded by the coding sequence ATGAGGCAAAAGTTGATGACTCAGGATAAAATTCTTCATTGGAACCACACTAGGAATAACAACATGAACATGATATGTTGTCTCCTATGTTATGAAGATATTGATTCGCATCATCACTTGTTCTTTGAGTGCAAGTTCTCGGCTCAGATATGGGATAGGGTTCGGATAGAAGCGGGAATGAGGAATGTGGAACCAAAGTGGAGTGCTATTGTTGATTGGCTTCGGCATCGAGCAAGATCAAAATCTGCTGCTAATCTTATCTGTCGCTTAATTGTTGCAGCTTCCGCTTATGCTATTTGGCGTGAACGAAACAATCGGTTTTTCAAAAACCATGCTAGACCGCCGGAAAACGTTTGTGACTCGATTTTTGACATGGTCCGCTATAAGCTAATGGGTTTGAAGTTCAAGAACACGCCTAAAGTGAGGGCACTTCTCGACAAGTGGAAGATTCATGGTGATTCGGTTGTGGACGATGGAGGATAA